In Nitrososphaerota archaeon, the genomic stretch TAGGCTACGATAAAGCAGCAAAAATAGCGAAGAAAGCCTTCGAAGAAGGAAAGAGCATCAAGCAGATAATAGTAGAAGAAGGCATACTCACAAAGGAAGATGTTGAAAAACTTCTTAATTTAAAGAAGCTTACAAAAGGCGGCGTAGTAAAGGGTCTAGATTTCTTAAACAAAAAGAGTGGGCTCCACGTTAAGGAGCCCTAGCTTAAGCTCAGCTCGGTTGGAAGACCTTAATGGCTACTACGGGACACTGGACTTCGCAAGCCATACAGAATATGCAGTCAGATTCTTTAACAGGATCAGCCTTCTTAGCTGAAGCTGGGTGACCTGGGGTCTCAAGCCACTCGAAGACGCCTACAGGACATACATCTAAGCAAACACCATCGGCTATGCAGATATCAAAGTCGACCGCCACGGTACTGCCGTGTATACCCAGTTTCGCAGGCGGCTCTACAGGACCCCACACATCGTGCCCTTGGTGTTTATCCACTACCTGTCTTTTCGACTTAAACTCGGGATCTATGCCTGGCATACATCTTCACACCCCTTGACTACCATCCGAATATGTATTTAAGTTGAACTACTTGAACCTTAGTAGGCGCTATAGTAGCGTATGAGACGCCTAACTACGTCTATCTTCGCTATTACACCAATCAACTCCCCTTTCTCGTTCACTACATAAACGTGGTCAGCATTCTCTTTGAGCATCGTCAACACTATCTCATTCAGAGGTGTAGAGGGGGATACCGTGACAGGCTTCTCAGCATACGTGGCTAAGACCGGGAGCTTAAGGGACTTCTTCGAAGCAGAAACCAGCTCCTCAAGTTTCACCACACCAATAGGTCTTCTGTTGCTGTCCACGATGGGCAAGACCCTGTAAGGTAAGGACTCGAACTTTTTGAGAGCTTCTTCGACACTTTCATCTTCAGTCAACATATGAGGCTCCCTCGACATTATGTCCGAAGCTTTTACCCTATCTATAGCTTTAGAAGCGATTTTGGAGACTTTGCTGTAGACACGCTCTAAAGCAAGCTCCTCTTCATAAACTTTTGATGACGGCTGGGATGGGAATAGAGATTGGGAACCTGAGGCGAAAAAGCTGCAGACAGAGGCAAGAAGACCTGGTATGATGGCGTTAGGGCCAGCTGTTTCTGCTATGAATGCTGCTGGAGCCAAATAGATTTTGTGGGAGCCTGAGAGCATGGCCGCCATCCCGACTACAACATATAGTGGTTCTATCGTCTTTAACACAATTAGAGAGTAGAGCGAACCTATTAGAGCGCCTTCTACTACACTTGGAGTCAATAGTCCTCCGCTTCCACCAAAGTTCAAGAATATGGTTGTTGTGAATAGTCTTAGAGTGGTTAGCGTGAGAAGCGCTAAGATGGAATGTTGTTGAATGTTTGTGGTTAAATCAGATATTAGCTTGTAGCCGACGCCGATACTTGAAAGGTTAAAGAAGCCTATGGCACCTAAAGATAAACCGCCAGCAAGCAGTAACAGTCCGAAGCCTCCCCTCGCCATAGCCCTCCGCCCCAAGCCATCAGCAAGATTATATAATCTGACGAAAAATGCGGAATATACCCCGCAGACTGTACCAAGAATTATGGAGTGGAAGATTTCTCTTAAGCCAATATATGGTATTTGTGGGATAT encodes the following:
- a CDS encoding ferredoxin family protein, coding for MPGIDPEFKSKRQVVDKHQGHDVWGPVEPPAKLGIHGSTVAVDFDICIADGVCLDVCPVGVFEWLETPGHPASAKKADPVKESDCIFCMACEVQCPVVAIKVFQPS
- a CDS encoding chloride channel protein, translating into EEAILKERPFVFVTTLLSITLGFTLIQYFSTIRSGNSDTHLMLETLHLRNGHLPARDAVVRTVASTTAISLGGTAGLEGPATVVGGGIGSTVARFFRLPLLNQKKMYLAGVAAGISAIFKAPLTAILFAIEIPYKRDVEKDAFAEVAVAASISYLLAVIVGGVSPIFYIPQIPYIGLREIFHSIILGTVCGVYSAFFVRLYNLADGLGRRAMARGGFGLLLLAGGLSLGAIGFFNLSSIGVGYKLISDLTTNIQQHSILALLTLTTLRLFTTTIFLNFGGSGGLLTPSVVEGALIGSLYSLIVLKTIEPLYVVVGMAAMLSGSHKIYLAPAAFIAETAGPNAIIPGLLASVCSFFASGSQSLFPSQPSSKVYEEELALERVYSKVSKIASKAIDRVKASDIMSREPHMLTEDESVEEALKKFESLPYRVLPIVDSNRRPIGVVKLEELVSASKKSLKLPVLATYAEKPVTVSPSTPLNEIVLTMLKENADHVYVVNEKGELIGVIAKIDVVRRLIRYYSAY